A region of the Zhihengliuella halotolerans genome:
GTCGACGATCTCGTCGACCGCGCCCTCGAAGCCGTTATGGACCGCTTCCACGACCGGCGGCTCAAAGTCGTCGCCGGGGGGCGCCGCCCGGTCGAGAAACTGGCGGAGATGATTCACCTCGGCGTCCCCGACGATGTCGGCGACGAGCTGCGCAGCGTCTACGAGAGCATTGGCACCGCGCGCACCCGCCCGGAAACCCGGCGCATGCACTGCCAGGTGGTCGAACGACAGGTGACGCTCTACCGCTCCCTGCTCGAGGTCGGAACCGAATCCGAGGACTTCGCTCCGCAGCACGACGTCGGCCTCATCGCCCGGAACCTCGTGGCCCTCGAGGACGCCTACGACCTCTACCCCCAGCTCGGACTGTCCCTGACGGGTGCCGAACGGCGCGCAGGGGTGAGGGCCTACGCGGAGCTCGCACTCCAGTGCACTCTGCCCGGATAGCCGGTGTTCTCGAGCGCTTCTGATCTTCCCAGCAACCTCCAAGCCCGCAGGCCTTCGAAGGGCGGCCGCCGCTGTGATAGCCATGGATGAGAGGCGCCCGCGGGGCACCCGCCCCGCCAGCACTCGTGAAGGCGCCCACCCGTCGAAAGGAAGCACACCCATGGCATCCGCATCGAACACCACCGGGACCACGCTGGACGGACGCGAGGTTCTCGTCATCAGCACCAACTACGGCACCGAAAGCGACGAGCTCACCCAGCCGATCGAGACCCTGCGCTCCGCGGGAGCCCAGGTCACCGTGGCCGCCGTCGAGAACCGGCCGGTGCGCACGCTCGTGGCCGACAAGGACCCCGGGCCCGAGGTCCCCGTCGACACCACCCTCGCCGTGGCCGAGGCCGCGGACTACGACGCCCTGGTGGTCCCCGGCGGGACGCTCAACGCCGACCAGTTGCGCGCCGACGGCAACGCGCGCAAGATCATCGCGGATTTCGCGCAGGCCGGGAAGCCCGTCGCCGCGATCTGCCACGGCCCGTGGCTGCTCATCGACGCCGGGCTGGCCTCCGGGAAGAAGCTCACCTCCTACTCGAGCCTCGGCATCGACCTGGAGAACGCCGGGGCGACGTGGGTCGACCAGCAGGTCGTGCTGGATACTTCGGCCGGATTCCCGCTCATCACGTCCCGGAACCCCGGCGATCTCGAGGCATTCACCGGCGAGCTGGTCGAGCAGCTCTCCGGCGGCGCGTGACCGCCGGAGAGCCGACTGTCAGCCGCGCAGCGGCGAGACCGTGATCCGGTCGATGATCGGCGCCTCCGCCGCCCGCAGCGGGATGCCCGGCCAGTTCTGCTCCGCGTAGGTTTCACCGTCGAAGTTCGGCTCCTCCTCCGCCGAGACCGTCACCGTGTTCGCACCCTCTTCGAGCTCGAGGTAGATGGTCCGCTCGAAGAAGTTGTTCGCGTGGAACGACGGCGCGAACAGGACCCGTTGGGCGTCACCCCCGTTGACCGAGAAGTCCGCGTGGCGAGCCATCGGGTTGGGGTTGTAGTGCGTCGCCGGCACCTGCTCGGGGTTGGAGTAGCGGACGACGACGGCGTGCTCGCCCGCGGTCTGGGCCTCCACCTCGAACGTGAGGGTGTTGGCGTTGCCGGGCTCGCCGCCGATGCCCTCGACGGCGGTGCCGCCCTCGGCGAGCGAGAGCGCGGTGGTGCGGGCGTCGCCCGCCGCCTCCGCGTCCTCCGCCTGGTACTCGACCGCCGCCAGCTGGCCCGCGGAAGCGTCGACGACCAGACGGTCGACCTTCAGCCCCTTCCGGCCCTCTGCGGTGACGACGATCTTGTTGACCCCGCCCTGCAGGTGGGCGGAGAGCTCGACCCCGCGGCCGACCTGCGCGACCTCGCGGTCGTTCACGCTCAGCGTGCCGGCCCCGGAACCGAAGGCCTCCAGCGCAAGTTGCGCCTCGCCGTCGTGCTCCCCGTAGACCCAGAAGGTTGCGGACTGCCCGTCGGCGAGCTTGGCACCGCCGGAACCGGAACCGTCGTCGGGCTTGTCGTGCTCGGCGAACCCGCCGTCGTGCACGGCGATCTCGGCCTCGTAGACGTCCCCCGAGTCACGTGGCTGGCTCAGCGTGATCCGGTCG
Encoded here:
- a CDS encoding TetR/AcrR family transcriptional regulator: MSDKRTRARRAAHSPRPGGAGDARRDALLQAAVRVVIREGASGASVRAIAEEASVSPGSVLYYYDGVDDLVDRALEAVMDRFHDRRLKVVAGGRRPVEKLAEMIHLGVPDDVGDELRSVYESIGTARTRPETRRMHCQVVERQVTLYRSLLEVGTESEDFAPQHDVGLIARNLVALEDAYDLYPQLGLSLTGAERRAGVRAYAELALQCTLPG
- a CDS encoding type 1 glutamine amidotransferase domain-containing protein, whose protein sequence is MASASNTTGTTLDGREVLVISTNYGTESDELTQPIETLRSAGAQVTVAAVENRPVRTLVADKDPGPEVPVDTTLAVAEAADYDALVVPGGTLNADQLRADGNARKIIADFAQAGKPVAAICHGPWLLIDAGLASGKKLTSYSSLGIDLENAGATWVDQQVVLDTSAGFPLITSRNPGDLEAFTGELVEQLSGGA